The nucleotide sequence CAGTGTCGATGTCGCCGGACACGAGCCCAAAGAAGTACACCTTACCCTTCCTCGCGGCACTGACAGATCCCACCTTGGTACCTGAGAAGACCAAGTTCTCACGATTGTGAGGAACGAAGGCCACATTTAAGCCGCTCGCATCTGCAGTCTCTGCAAATACCAGCGAGATTGAAAACACCAATGCAAAAAAGACAGCGACCAGGGTTCTTCTTCTCGTAAACATTCTCCTTTAGGGTTAATTGAAAAAGCGATCCGTCGAATTCAATGGCGCGGCCTCTATCAGATGGGAACGATGAATTCAAGTCAAATGTGCTAAATTTCGAACTTTGTAGTCAGAACTGCACCTTTAATGAGACAGGACGCCTGGAAAGGCCAGCCACGACTGAAGATAGCGGATGCCAAAAATTTTGGGGGATCGCCATGGTGCTCCGTCTGACGAAAAAGTCATAAAAAACAAGCTCTTATCCTGTTCCACCCGACGAAGGGGCAGATGAAAAAGCAAGCTTCATCAAGCCCAAAAACTTGCCGGGATATTCCTCGACATCATCATGCTCCGTCTGATGGAAAAAACTAGAAAAAACAAATTGCTGTCTTATTTCATTAAACCTCTACATCTAACAAAGAGACCGGATCCCTTCATGCGAAGAGATTTGTGCTCAGATACCTCTCGCATGTGTCGGGCAAAATGATCACGACCGTCTTGCCCCTGTTTTCGGGGCGTGCTGCCACAGTCAGAGCGGCGCTGACAGCGGCGCCGGAGGATATCCCTGCGAGTATCCCCTCCTCCTTCGCCAGCCTTTTTGCCGCAGCAAAGGCATCATCATTAGATACCTGAACTATTTCATCTATCAGGCTTCTATCCAGGAGACCGGGCACAAACCCGGCGCCGATCCCCTGAATCTTGTGAGGGGATGCCTGCCCGCCGGAAAGCACCGGAGAGGCCTGCGGTTCCACAGCGATCGCCTTGAACGATGGCCTCCTAGATTTGATGACGGATGCAATCCCGGCGATCGTCCCGCCTGTTCCGACCCCTGCGACGAGGATATCGGGTTTCCCCTGCGTATCACGCCAGATCTCTTCGGCAGTGTTCTTCCTGTGGGCATCGGGATTGGCCGGATTTTCGAACTGCTGCGGCATGAATGAACCGGGAATTTCGGAATGAAGTTCCTGAGCCTTTCCGATGGCCCCCTTCATCCCTTCAACCCCCGGGGTTAGAACGATCTCAGCGCCAAGCATCTTTAGAAGGGCTCTGCGCTCCAGACTCATCGTCTCGGGCATGGTGAGGATGATGCGATATCCGCGCACAGCGGCGACCATCGCGAGCGCTATTCCTGTATTGCCACTAGTAGGCTCGATGATCGTGCCCCCTTTTTTCAAAACCCCGTCCTTCTCCGCCTCATCGACCATGTTCACCCCGATGCGATCCTTTACGGAGCTGCACGGGTTGAAGAATTCCAGCTTGCAAAGCAAGGTTGCGTCGATACCTGCAGAGATCTTGTTGAGCCTGACCATCGGGGTGTTGCCGATCAGCTCGGTAACATCGCTTGCAATTCCTCTTCGCTCCATCGTCTCTCCCAAAATTGCCCGGCGCGACGCATCAACACCGACATATCTCGGCAGGTCGCCAACACCGACAGAAAAATTTTATCAAAGCCTCAAAGCTGACATGGCGCTGACCATGCATGAATATCATCGCTTTATCAAGCATGCGCTCACATCGCCCCTCAGAATAAGAGTTAAGTAACCTCTAAAAAGCTATCTTATGAAAGCCGTCTGCCACCAGTCACGGTCGTTGCGGGATCCCCGATAGAACCATTCGGGGATGACACCCTTTTCGTCGCTCTAGGATGACACCGTGAATGTCATTCCCGCGGTCTTAAGCGGGAATCCCCTTCCAACCGTTCACCAGTCACCAGTCACAAGTCACGGCTGTTACGTGGGTGGTCGAATCCTGATCGCTGACCTTTGATCAGCCTTTTGTAAGACTGGATTATATCCGTAAATAATCGTTATTAAGAACAGGATCAAAATTAAGATGAAGATTAGGATTAAGATGCGGAAAGGATTTTTTCTCAACCTCAGCCTTAACCTGTTTTTTCGGTCAATGATCTATGGTCCATTGTCAATCGTCTTTGCGGATCCCTACGATCGCAGATGGGAGAGGTTATATTCCCTAATTTCGTCGATAAGTGAAATTATATCCTCCCGTTCGAAGTCCTCTCCAAAACAGTTGAAAGTGCTGCTGCGGCGTGCGACATGGTCGCTGACGTATTCATACTTCTTCATCTGATTGAATATCGGCATTCCGGGGACGTTGTAAAATACCGAAGGGGATATGAGCGTTTTCATCCCTCTCAGATACTCTATCGTATAGCGCATCTCTGCAATTGGCTGGGCCGGAATACCGATGATCACGTATGTCGTAACCGAAAGCCCCGCATCATTCGCGGCCTGAAGAACCTGTTCATACCGACCGATGCTCTCTGGCCTGTGCAGAGAATTGCGAAATCCGACATCGCCCGTAGCGATCGCAAGATCGAGTTTCCTGAATCCAGCGCGCCTCATGATATCGATCATCTCAGAAGTCAGCCCCGAAACGTTCAGGCCATTTGACGCCATCACCCTGAGCCCTGTTTTTGAATGCCTATCTGCGATGTGCTTCAGAATCGAAAAGGCCCTGTCGCGCTCGAAAAGAAAGTTGTCGTCCTGAAAATCTATAGTGCGAACTCCCATCGATACGCATCTATCTATCTCTTCAATGACCGAGCCGACCGATCGTCTCCTGTATCTCTTACCCGACAACGAGTGGACGGAGCAAAAGGAACAGTCGTGCGGACAACCTCGGGAAGTCAGGATCATCACATACGGCTCCCCTTCAAAAAGATAGCTCCCTGTAGGCAGGATATCCCGCAATGGAAATGGAATCACATCCAGACTCACCGCCCTGAACGGCGCGCCAGCATCGTTGATAATCCCTTTCTCCGGACGCCCACCCCGAAGGAGCTCTGGCAGCGCAACTTCACCCTCACCTGAAAATACCGAGTCGATAGCACCTGACTCCAGAAGGCTCAAAGGGTCAGCTGTAGCATGATGCCCTCCTGCCATCACATGACAGGAAGGCACGGCTTTTTTTGCTGCCGCTGCGGTAGCGATGACCTCCCTTAAGTACGGAGTGAACATCGACGATACGCATACTATGTCGGGAGAATATTCCAAAACACGCCGGGATATTTCCTCATAGGAAAGCCCGAAATGTTTGAACCCGCAGAAAGGGCCGCGCCCGCTTTGCGCAAGTTCGGCGATCGACATAAGTTCATCGTAAGGGGTAACTGCTTTCGGCTTTCGGCACCTGCGGGCATCGAGAATTTCGGCTTGAAAACCGGACTTTCGCAAGGAGGAGGCGAGATACATCAACCCGATCGGATACTCGCGAAACACAGTTCTGTAAAAATCCCGTATCGGCGGCTGAACGAGAAGAATTTTCATCCCAAGTCAACTTTCAACATGGATCGGATATCCCTCCATCAAACAAAGTTCAGACAGAGTCATCCCTTAACAACGCCAAGCGGCCTTAAACGGGCGATCTTTCTGGCAAGCCCTGCCCCCTCCACCGCCATAACGACATCCGCGGCATCCTTGTAGGCGAAGGGGGCCTCCTCAAAAATCGTGTTTCGTGACGATGCCCGAAGAAAAATGCCGGCCCTCCTCATCTCATCGCGAGGATCCCGCGAACGCGCCACTTTTTTTGCCTTATGCCGGCTCATCAGCCTGCCTGCGCCGTGACATGAGGAACCAAATGCCTCCTTCATCCCATTTTCGGTGCCGACGAGGACGAATGAGTATCTCCCCATATCACCCGGAATCAAAACTGGCTGCCCGACGTCGCGATAGACAAGCGGAAGCTCCGGGTGTCCGGCCGGAAATGCACGTGTAGCCCCCTTCCTGTGCACGCACAGCCTTTTGTTCCTACCGCCGACTACGTGCTCTTCGAATTTGGCGATATTGTGCGCTACATCGTAGACCGTGCTCATACTTAAATCCCGCGGAGATATACCGAGCGCTCTCTCGATCGCCAGCGAGATGTAGCATGAAATGATCTGCCTGTTGGCGAAAGCGAAGTTGGCTGCCGCCGCCATGGCAGCAAAATACCGCTTCCCCTCATCGGAATTGATCGGAGCGCAGCATAGCTGCTTGTCGGGAATTTCAATCCCGTATTTTCTCGAAGCCGCAAGCATCTCGGAAAGGCTGTCATCGCAGACCTGGTGACCCAGCCCACGGGACCCGGTGTGAATGGATATTACGATCTGGTCCTTGAAAAGGTCCATGGCATTTGCCGAATGTGAATCGAAAATTTCATCGACGATATCGATTTCTATGAAATGATTTCCACTGCCGAGCGTGCCCAGCTGCCCCAATCCTCTCGTTATCGCTCTATCACTTACCGCCTCGGCGATCGCGCCGCGTATCTTGCCGCACGCCTCGATCCTTTCAAGGTCGTATGGCGAACCAAACCCCTCGGAGACAGCCCACGCTGCACCATCCTCCAGAACTCGCCTCATATTCTGACGCGATATTTTAAGATCCTTTCTACAGGAGCCGACCCCGGCAGGAACGTCTGAAAAAATAGCATCCACCATTCTTTCAATATCTTTCGATATTTTGGAAAACTCAAGGTCGGTACGAAGAATCCGCACGCCGCAGTTGATATCGTACCCGACTCCACCCGGGGATATAATTCCCGATTCAGAATCGAATGCGGCGACGCCGCCTATTGGGAAACCATAACCGCTGTGGACATCAGGCATCGCTATCGACGCGCCAACGATTCCGGGAAGGGTCGCAACGTTGCACACCTGCTGCAAACTTTCATCTGCGGATGCTGCATCCACAATCTGCCGTGAACCATACACGATTCCATCGACGCGCATGGAGCCTCGTTTGGGGATTCGCCACGCATATTCGTGAATCTTTTCCAAATTCATAATAAAAGGAGTCTGCCGCCCATATCAGAATCTATGTAAAATTCCTTCCAGGCCTCAACAGAGACTCCACCTCCGGTATAAAGCTCGAGAAACCTGTTCCATGGATAGCGCTCCCCCTGAGCCAGAAAATCATTCATCAGCCAGCCGCCGAGTTCGCGCGAATTGAAATACGAAAGACCGTGCGCAGGACGCCCTATCTTTTTTGCGAAAAGATCGACGAACTGCACGTTGGCAACACGCCCTATGGCATAGTTGGAGTAATATAGAAGAGAAACATTGGGAATGTGGTATTTGGCAAGCGCGTCGGGATTTACCCATCCAGCCGGTCGCTTCAACGACTGATGTCTCCGCCTGCACTCCCACCAGAGCTCTCCGATATCCTGATCGGGGTTGGAATAAAATTCTTTTTCAAACTCGTAAATTGTCGAAGACCATCGTAAAAATATTATCTGATCAGCGTAATCTATCAGCTGAACAGCGGAAGCTGCCCTGGAAGCCGCCGACTGATCGGCTCCCAATCTCACAAACCACTCCTCTGTCTGCGTCTGCTTTTCCATCAGCATCGCAAAGGCCTCGGTGAGCATAGTAGGTTCCCGAAGAAGATATGGAAGAGCTTTGTTGGCCAGCACGGACTTGTAGTTGATGTCATGCGCAAGCTCATGCACAAGCGTAGAGACATCCCCTGCCTTTGGAGATGCAGGTGGTTCCGGCAGGTTCATGATGAGCGTGGCGCTATCGGGGTCAT is from Myxococcales bacterium and encodes:
- the cysK gene encoding cysteine synthase A, giving the protein MERRGIASDVTELIGNTPMVRLNKISAGIDATLLCKLEFFNPCSSVKDRIGVNMVDEAEKDGVLKKGGTIIEPTSGNTGIALAMVAAVRGYRIILTMPETMSLERRALLKMLGAEIVLTPGVEGMKGAIGKAQELHSEIPGSFMPQQFENPANPDAHRKNTAEEIWRDTQGKPDILVAGVGTGGTIAGIASVIKSRRPSFKAIAVEPQASPVLSGGQASPHKIQGIGAGFVPGLLDRSLIDEIVQVSNDDAFAAAKRLAKEEGILAGISSGAAVSAALTVAARPENRGKTVVIILPDTCERYLSTNLFA
- a CDS encoding radical SAM protein, producing MKILLVQPPIRDFYRTVFREYPIGLMYLASSLRKSGFQAEILDARRCRKPKAVTPYDELMSIAELAQSGRGPFCGFKHFGLSYEEISRRVLEYSPDIVCVSSMFTPYLREVIATAAAAKKAVPSCHVMAGGHHATADPLSLLESGAIDSVFSGEGEVALPELLRGGRPEKGIINDAGAPFRAVSLDVIPFPLRDILPTGSYLFEGEPYVMILTSRGCPHDCSFCSVHSLSGKRYRRRSVGSVIEEIDRCVSMGVRTIDFQDDNFLFERDRAFSILKHIADRHSKTGLRVMASNGLNVSGLTSEMIDIMRRAGFRKLDLAIATGDVGFRNSLHRPESIGRYEQVLQAANDAGLSVTTYVIIGIPAQPIAEMRYTIEYLRGMKTLISPSVFYNVPGMPIFNQMKKYEYVSDHVARRSSTFNCFGEDFEREDIISLIDEIREYNLSHLRS
- a CDS encoding RtcB family protein, coding for MNLEKIHEYAWRIPKRGSMRVDGIVYGSRQIVDAASADESLQQVCNVATLPGIVGASIAMPDVHSGYGFPIGGVAAFDSESGIISPGGVGYDINCGVRILRTDLEFSKISKDIERMVDAIFSDVPAGVGSCRKDLKISRQNMRRVLEDGAAWAVSEGFGSPYDLERIEACGKIRGAIAEAVSDRAITRGLGQLGTLGSGNHFIEIDIVDEIFDSHSANAMDLFKDQIVISIHTGSRGLGHQVCDDSLSEMLAASRKYGIEIPDKQLCCAPINSDEGKRYFAAMAAAANFAFANRQIISCYISLAIERALGISPRDLSMSTVYDVAHNIAKFEEHVVGGRNKRLCVHRKGATRAFPAGHPELPLVYRDVGQPVLIPGDMGRYSFVLVGTENGMKEAFGSSCHGAGRLMSRHKAKKVARSRDPRDEMRRAGIFLRASSRNTIFEEAPFAYKDAADVVMAVEGAGLARKIARLRPLGVVKG